A window of the Nitrospira sp. genome harbors these coding sequences:
- a CDS encoding DUF1428 domain-containing protein, with protein sequence MRYVDGFVLPVPKKNLKSYFQIATKAAKIWREHGALEYRECVGDDIKVKMGLPFPRLAKLKAGETVVFSWIVYKSRTHRDRVNAKVMKDPRISGMCDGKAMPFDVKRMAYGGFKVLVDMR encoded by the coding sequence ATGCGTTACGTCGATGGATTTGTCTTGCCCGTTCCGAAGAAGAACCTCAAGTCGTATTTTCAGATAGCCACGAAGGCCGCCAAGATCTGGAGAGAGCACGGCGCGCTGGAATACCGTGAGTGTGTCGGCGACGACATCAAGGTGAAGATGGGCCTCCCGTTTCCCCGATTGGCCAAACTCAAAGCCGGCGAGACGGTGGTGTTTTCATGGATCGTCTACAAATCCCGCACGCATCGCGATCGGGTGAACGCCAAGGTCATGAAGGACCCTCGTATCAGTGGAATGTGCGACGGGAAGGCTATGCCGTTCGATGTCAAGCGCATGGCCTACGGTGGGTTCAAGGTGCTGGTCGATATGAGGTAA
- a CDS encoding efflux RND transporter permease subunit: MRSFTDIFIKHPVLAVVVNLVIILVGWRALMSLPVQQYPQIESSSVIITTVYYGASAETVRGFLSTPIERVVSAISGVDYVESTSRAGVSTVTVHLKLNHNSTAALAEVTARLQQVRAELPTEAEPPVIELQRADRPYASFYLSFASSERTVPAVTDWLLRTLQPQLSTLAGIQRVTFEGGRQIAMRIWIDPDRLASFNLSPGDVQNALRRNNYLAAVGRTKGNFAQINLLANTDLRSAAEFEELIVADRGGAIVRLKDVAKVEREAEEADMIAKYNETEGVYLGIWPVPGVNEIEVQHRLVDEMERIRPTLPPDIDMQLVWDGTMFMRNALTEITKTLSETILIVAVVVFLFMGSVRTALVPLVAMPVSLIGAAIFMVAFGFSLNLLTLLAIVLSVGLVVDDAIVVVENVERHVRLGKSRIDAALIGARELLGPIIAMTITLATVYTPIGFQGGLTGSLFLEFAITLAVAVVLSGVVAITLSPVMSSRFVHPQGKEGRLTAFVNRRFEEARRVYAWLLDGALTMRWGIVTASLLIMAMIWPLYLFSRQELAPVEDQSHISLFFEASPDSTVAASNREHLNVVQAITSLPETKFTWSLTTSWGGFGGLVAKDWHERTRSTEAMYGEMFGLVSQVPGLRVFPRLDPPLPTPGQYDVELLLQSDLPIERLLETTGAVLNAGWQSGMFLYVDTNLKIDLPEARVVLDRERLADLGFDLAGIGRELGTMLGGAYVNRFNYFDRSYKVIPQLGDKDRSTVGPLLDLKIKTPGGQLVPVSTFTHIETSTAPRTLNRFQQRNAVRIFGGVKPGVTKDQGLRVLETAAAKASNPPVMLDYAGESRQIRQESAALTVTLGFAVVLIYLVLAAQFHSFRDPLIVLLGSVPLAISGALVFTFLDFTTINIYSQVGLITLVGLIAKNGILIVEFANKLQAHGLARLDAAREAALTRLRPVLMTSAATVFGHLPLVLVSGPGAAARNSIGMVLVTGMTVGTIFTLFVVPVFYSLIAAQHQPVIEPDAVSFNLEGKKLLTMETPA, encoded by the coding sequence ATGCGCTCATTCACAGACATTTTTATCAAGCATCCGGTCCTTGCCGTGGTCGTCAACCTCGTGATCATCCTCGTCGGTTGGCGAGCGTTGATGTCCTTGCCTGTGCAGCAGTACCCGCAGATCGAAAGCTCATCGGTCATCATCACAACCGTCTACTACGGCGCGAGCGCCGAAACGGTTCGTGGATTTTTGAGCACACCGATTGAGCGAGTTGTCTCCGCGATCAGCGGCGTCGATTACGTGGAGTCAACCAGCCGGGCCGGTGTCAGCACGGTCACGGTACACCTGAAACTCAACCATAACAGTACGGCGGCGTTGGCCGAAGTCACGGCACGACTCCAACAAGTTAGGGCGGAATTGCCGACGGAAGCGGAGCCGCCGGTGATCGAGCTGCAGCGGGCCGACCGGCCCTACGCTTCGTTCTACCTCAGCTTCGCCTCCAGCGAACGAACTGTGCCTGCCGTCACGGACTGGCTGCTGCGCACGCTCCAGCCGCAACTGTCCACACTCGCCGGCATCCAGCGAGTCACCTTCGAAGGCGGTCGCCAAATCGCCATGCGCATCTGGATCGATCCCGACCGCCTCGCATCCTTCAACCTGTCGCCCGGAGACGTGCAGAACGCGCTGCGGCGCAACAACTACCTGGCCGCGGTCGGGCGGACGAAGGGAAACTTCGCCCAGATCAACCTGCTCGCGAACACCGACCTTCGCTCCGCCGCCGAGTTCGAGGAGCTGATCGTCGCCGACCGAGGCGGGGCCATCGTCCGGCTAAAAGATGTGGCGAAGGTCGAGCGCGAGGCCGAAGAAGCCGACATGATCGCCAAGTACAACGAGACGGAAGGCGTGTACCTCGGGATCTGGCCGGTACCGGGTGTGAATGAAATCGAGGTCCAGCATCGGTTGGTCGACGAGATGGAGCGCATCCGGCCCACGCTGCCCCCCGACATCGACATGCAGCTGGTGTGGGACGGCACGATGTTCATGCGGAATGCACTGACGGAAATCACGAAGACATTGTCTGAGACGATCTTGATCGTCGCAGTCGTCGTGTTCCTCTTTATGGGCTCGGTCCGAACCGCGCTCGTCCCCCTCGTCGCGATGCCGGTGTCGCTGATCGGCGCGGCTATCTTCATGGTTGCGTTCGGCTTCAGCCTCAATCTCCTGACGCTGCTCGCGATCGTGCTCTCGGTCGGGTTGGTCGTGGACGACGCGATCGTCGTCGTCGAGAACGTGGAACGGCACGTGCGCCTAGGCAAGTCGCGGATCGATGCGGCTCTGATCGGAGCCCGCGAACTGCTCGGTCCGATCATCGCCATGACGATCACGCTGGCGACGGTCTACACGCCGATCGGATTCCAGGGCGGGTTGACCGGCTCGCTCTTCTTGGAGTTTGCCATCACGCTCGCCGTAGCAGTGGTATTGTCTGGCGTCGTCGCCATCACGCTCTCGCCGGTCATGAGCTCGCGGTTCGTCCACCCGCAAGGGAAGGAAGGCCGGTTGACCGCCTTCGTCAACCGACGGTTCGAAGAGGCGCGCCGCGTCTACGCCTGGCTGCTCGACGGCGCATTGACCATGCGTTGGGGAATCGTGACAGCATCATTGCTGATCATGGCCATGATCTGGCCGTTGTACCTGTTTTCGCGACAAGAACTCGCGCCGGTTGAGGATCAAAGCCACATCAGCTTGTTCTTCGAAGCGTCCCCGGACTCGACGGTTGCCGCCAGCAACCGCGAGCATCTGAACGTCGTCCAAGCCATCACGTCCCTTCCGGAAACGAAGTTCACCTGGTCGTTGACGACGTCCTGGGGCGGGTTTGGGGGCCTGGTCGCGAAGGACTGGCACGAACGGACACGCTCGACTGAGGCAATGTACGGTGAGATGTTCGGCCTGGTCTCTCAGGTGCCGGGTCTGCGAGTCTTCCCACGTTTGGACCCGCCTCTGCCGACGCCGGGCCAATATGACGTCGAACTGCTCTTGCAGAGCGACCTGCCGATCGAGCGATTGCTCGAAACGACGGGGGCGGTCCTGAACGCCGGGTGGCAGAGCGGCATGTTCTTGTACGTCGATACAAATCTAAAGATCGATTTGCCCGAAGCGCGCGTCGTGCTGGATCGGGAGCGTCTCGCCGATCTTGGGTTCGACCTGGCCGGAATCGGCCGGGAACTCGGCACCATGCTCGGTGGCGCCTATGTGAACCGGTTCAACTACTTCGATCGAAGCTATAAGGTCATCCCGCAGCTGGGCGACAAGGACCGTTCGACCGTCGGTCCCCTGCTCGATTTGAAGATCAAGACGCCGGGCGGCCAGCTGGTGCCGGTGTCGACATTCACGCACATCGAAACGAGTACCGCGCCACGCACCTTGAACCGTTTTCAGCAGCGGAACGCCGTGCGCATCTTCGGCGGCGTCAAGCCCGGCGTCACGAAAGATCAAGGACTGCGGGTGCTGGAAACGGCTGCGGCGAAGGCGAGCAATCCTCCTGTCATGCTCGATTATGCGGGCGAGTCCAGACAGATCCGCCAAGAGAGCGCTGCATTGACCGTCACACTGGGCTTCGCCGTCGTGCTCATTTATTTGGTACTGGCCGCTCAGTTCCACAGTTTCCGAGATCCGCTGATCGTCTTGTTGGGCTCAGTGCCGCTCGCGATCTCCGGCGCGCTGGTCTTTACGTTCTTGGATTTCACGACCATCAACATTTACTCACAAGTCGGGTTGATCACGCTGGTCGGGTTGATCGCGAAGAACGGCATCTTGATCGTGGAATTCGCCAACAAGCTTCAAGCCCACGGACTCGCTCGTCTCGACGCGGCGCGTGAGGCTGCCTTGACCAGACTGCGGCCGGTACTGATGACATCGGCGGCCACAGTCTTCGGACATCTTCCCCTGGTGTTGGTATCCGGGCCCGGCGCCGCAGCACGCAACAGCATCGGCATGGTCTTGGTCACGGGGATGACCGTCGGCACGATCTTCACGCTGTTCGTTGTTCCCGTGTTTTACTCGTTGATCGCGGCACAACACCAACCGGTCATAGAGCCTGACGCGGTGTCGTTTAATCTCGAAGGGAAGAAATTGCTCACGATGGAAACACCCGCATGA
- a CDS encoding efflux RND transporter periplasmic adaptor subunit: MNRRGWFNLLLLLGIIGIVTSLGVWKYGTIQASAEASARQPEPMESVMAAAARDIEHRQTTTSIGTVLALRSVMLKNELAGTVREVRLTPGQIVEAGTLLVALDVSVEEAELRAQEAQASLAKTVLNRRQNLNQELATTQEEVDRARADLDIAQAQIARTKAIIAKKTIRAPFLAHVGIADVHPGQYLNEGTLLTTLQGVSDAVHVDFTVAQQVASGLRDGEMVEVFAAGEASATRANIVALDARIDPTTRNAMVRARVDDTSHRLAPGTSVRVRVPVGPLRKAVSVPVSALRKGPGGDQVFVIAPDQEQKMRAHVRSVESGAMVGDEIVIHTGLSADEMVAASGSFKLRDGVLVAVIGEQGKANR, encoded by the coding sequence ATGAATCGTCGTGGGTGGTTCAACTTATTGCTGTTACTCGGCATCATCGGGATCGTGACCAGCTTGGGAGTATGGAAGTACGGGACCATCCAAGCCAGTGCCGAGGCTTCCGCCAGACAACCGGAGCCGATGGAATCGGTCATGGCAGCTGCTGCCAGAGACATTGAACATCGACAGACCACCACCTCGATCGGTACGGTTCTGGCCTTACGTTCGGTCATGCTGAAGAACGAACTCGCCGGGACTGTCCGCGAAGTCCGGCTCACGCCGGGACAGATCGTAGAAGCCGGCACCTTGCTGGTCGCGCTCGACGTTTCCGTCGAGGAAGCGGAGTTGCGGGCGCAGGAAGCCCAGGCCTCTCTCGCCAAGACGGTGCTCAATCGTCGGCAGAACCTCAATCAGGAACTCGCCACAACTCAGGAGGAAGTCGACCGAGCTCGTGCCGACTTGGATATTGCCCAGGCCCAGATTGCCCGTACCAAGGCGATCATCGCCAAGAAGACGATTCGAGCTCCGTTCCTGGCGCACGTCGGGATCGCCGATGTTCACCCCGGCCAATACCTGAACGAAGGAACATTGCTCACAACGCTCCAGGGCGTGAGCGATGCGGTGCATGTTGATTTCACGGTGGCACAGCAAGTTGCATCCGGCTTACGGGATGGGGAGATGGTCGAGGTGTTCGCGGCCGGAGAAGCATCGGCCACCAGAGCCAACATCGTCGCCCTCGATGCGCGGATAGATCCGACGACTCGCAATGCCATGGTACGGGCGCGGGTTGATGATACAAGCCATAGGCTGGCCCCCGGCACGTCGGTCCGGGTGCGCGTGCCGGTCGGGCCCCTCCGGAAGGCGGTCTCCGTTCCGGTCAGTGCGTTGCGCAAGGGGCCGGGAGGCGATCAGGTATTTGTCATCGCGCCGGATCAAGAGCAGAAGATGCGGGCGCATGTGAGGTCCGTCGAAAGCGGCGCGATGGTCGGCGACGAGATCGTCATCCACACAGGGTTGTCGGCCGATGAGATGGTGGCGGCATCCGGCTCCTTCAAGTTACGCGACGGTGTGCTGGTGGCCGTCATCGGGGAACAGGGTAAAGCGAACCGCTGA
- a CDS encoding SRPBCC family protein, which produces MLNIIIAVMILLVATLLIYAATKPDTFRLQRSTIINAPPEKIFPFLSDFQHWLVWSPWEKLDPELKRSFSGASQGKGAQYQWEGNSKVGTGGMEIMEAAPSKIRLKLDFLKPFEAHNFAEFTLEPRGGVTNVTWAMYGAQPFMAKVMSLFMNCEKVVEPQFETGLANLKTIAEQ; this is translated from the coding sequence ATGCTCAACATCATTATCGCCGTCATGATTCTCCTTGTCGCAACGCTGCTGATCTATGCTGCCACGAAACCAGATACCTTTCGTCTTCAGCGTTCGACGATCATCAACGCGCCGCCGGAGAAGATCTTTCCGTTCCTCAGCGACTTCCAGCATTGGCTGGTCTGGTCGCCTTGGGAGAAGCTGGACCCAGAATTGAAACGATCCTTTAGCGGTGCGTCCCAAGGCAAGGGCGCGCAGTATCAGTGGGAAGGCAACAGCAAAGTGGGCACAGGGGGCATGGAAATCATGGAGGCAGCTCCTTCGAAGATCAGGCTGAAATTGGATTTCCTCAAGCCGTTCGAAGCCCACAACTTCGCCGAGTTCACGCTGGAGCCGCGAGGCGGAGTCACGAACGTCACTTGGGCCATGTACGGCGCGCAACCCTTCATGGCGAAGGTCATGAGTCTCTTCATGAATTGTGAAAAGGTGGTCGAACCGCAGTTCGAGACCGGCTTGGCCAATCTCAAAACGATCGCTGAACAATGA
- a CDS encoding YciI family protein: MRFMVIVKATEESEAGVMPSTQLLTEMGKFNEELVKAGVMLAGEGLQPSSKGARVRFSGKTRTVIDGPFAETKELIAGYWIWQVKSKEEAIEWVKRCPNPMPGESEIEIRQVFEADDFGAEFTPELREQEQRVFEKAEQLKKGGKR, from the coding sequence ATGCGATTCATGGTCATTGTGAAGGCGACAGAAGAGTCGGAAGCTGGTGTCATGCCGAGCACGCAACTGCTGACCGAAATGGGCAAATTCAACGAAGAACTGGTGAAGGCTGGGGTGATGCTTGCTGGTGAAGGGCTCCAGCCGAGTTCGAAGGGTGCACGCGTCAGATTTTCGGGAAAGACTCGCACCGTGATCGACGGCCCCTTTGCCGAAACCAAAGAACTGATCGCCGGCTACTGGATCTGGCAAGTAAAGTCGAAGGAAGAAGCAATCGAATGGGTCAAACGCTGCCCAAACCCCATGCCAGGAGAATCAGAGATCGAAATTCGCCAGGTGTTCGAGGCGGACGACTTTGGCGCGGAGTTCACCCCGGAACTGAGAGAGCAGGAGCAACGAGTCTTTGAGAAAGCCGAGCAACTCAAGAAGGGCGGAAAACGATAA
- a CDS encoding arylamine N-acetyltransferase, whose protein sequence is MDSPTLQRTPSAKINLDAYFKRIGYEGARRPTLDTLAIIQLLHTETIPFENLNPLMGWPVRLDAESLQQKLVRDGRGGYCFEQNLLLKHALDALGFCVTGLAARVLWNMPEGAVPPRSHMLLLVDLDGGRYVVDVGFGGVTLTGPLRLEIDIEQTTPHEPFRLVKAQQEFEEFIEQVKIGDDWVSLYRFSLAEQLLPDYEMANWYISTHPNSRFVTGLLAARPAPDRRYGLLNNQLTVHHRTGGKDRRLITSVTDMRETLEGEFRIVLPDAPELDGALARLIANAP, encoded by the coding sequence ATGGATAGTCCAACGCTGCAACGGACTCCGTCGGCAAAAATCAACTTAGACGCCTATTTCAAGCGTATCGGCTACGAGGGAGCACGCCGTCCGACGCTGGATACTCTGGCGATCATCCAGCTCCTGCACACCGAGACCATTCCGTTTGAAAATCTGAATCCCTTGATGGGATGGCCGGTTCGCTTGGATGCCGAGTCGCTTCAGCAGAAGCTGGTGCGGGACGGTCGCGGGGGTTATTGCTTCGAGCAGAACCTCCTGCTCAAACATGCGCTCGACGCGCTGGGGTTTTGCGTCACCGGACTGGCGGCGCGCGTGCTATGGAACATGCCGGAAGGAGCCGTGCCGCCCCGGAGTCATATGTTGCTGCTGGTCGATCTCGACGGAGGGCGCTACGTTGTGGATGTCGGATTCGGTGGGGTGACGCTGACCGGCCCATTACGGCTCGAAATTGATATTGAACAAACCACCCCGCATGAACCGTTCCGTCTGGTGAAGGCCCAGCAGGAATTTGAGGAATTTATCGAGCAAGTCAAAATCGGCGACGACTGGGTCTCGTTGTACCGGTTCAGCTTGGCCGAGCAATTGTTGCCCGATTACGAAATGGCAAATTGGTACATCTCCACCCACCCGAATTCTCGGTTTGTGACCGGCCTGCTGGCGGCCCGACCGGCACCGGATCGACGATATGGGCTGCTCAACAACCAACTGACCGTGCATCATCGAACCGGCGGTAAAGATCGGCGGCTGATTACGAGCGTGACCGATATGCGGGAAACGCTTGAAGGAGAGTTTCGGATCGTTCTGCCGGACGCGCCTGAACTCGACGGGGCACTGGCACGGCTGATAGCGAACGCGCCATGA